The following DNA comes from Brassica oleracea var. oleracea cultivar TO1000 chromosome C5, BOL, whole genome shotgun sequence.
GTTTTTTTTTTTTTGAATAATTCATGATGTGTTACCCACCTCCACAAAATATTATTGCTTGGTTGATGCCTCTTGGAAGAATGATAAAGAAGTGGGATAAAGTTGGATGGTCCTTATATAGTCGAGAAGGCATTCGAAAACTCCAAGGTTCTTCTTCCATCAACCCAACAAACTCTCCTTTGGAGGCAGAAGCAATAGCTCTTTCAATGGCAGTGCAGCAGATGAAGAATCTTTGCTATGATCAAGTTACTTTTATCTCAGACTGCAAACTACTAATTGATGGGTTACATCATCAGTTCTACACTGAAGAAAGCATCACCAAGAGGTGTATCACCAAAACGTTCTCACTGATACACGATTTCCATGAAATGTCAAAATCTTGTTCTTTTAATTTTTGGTACCAAGTAAAGAGTCATTTACAAATGTTGATGTATTAGCCATAGATGCTAGACAGGACCGTGACCCTAGAGTAATAATGATGACGGTTACCAACTCTACTATAGGCGACCCATGTAACAAAATTGGCTCCTAAAACTATTATTCTGATTTTTGGCTCCAAGCAAATGCTTGGCAGCCTATAGTCAGGCACGGCTCTGATGCTAGAACTGTGTAAAAACTATGTAATCAATTGGTTATCTTAATAAATAAAAAGTTGGCAAAAAAAATAACATACATGAAATTTGGTTATTAAATGGGCTGGATCAACCAAAAATAAATATAATATTGCACAAGGCTTTTATATTACCAGCAAACTGTCCAAAAAGAGACGATGTCGTTTCATTCATTTAATATTTTTTCCTCGGTCAATGGAAAAGGAAAAGGATAAGGTTTTCTCTTCTTTTTTTGTCAACCGCTCATTTTAGCCAGACCAAATTTTGATCCGACGAGTCGATACTCTGAGAAGTCTTTCTGTCTGTCAGTGTCTCGTGTCTGATCTATTAGAGAGAAAATATATCATCTGATTCTTACCTCTTTCGATAGTGAATCGCTCGGCCATTTCTACTCCAAAAAATATGAAATTAGATTTTCTCTCTTAAATCGATTGATTTTACACCACCCTCTATTAGATTCTTTCAATTCTAAATATTCTTAATTCAATTTGGACCTTTGAATTATTAATTTCTCAATCTACTTTTGTCTCAACCAAAAATCTGTCTGCGAAACCGAAGATCTGAAAGCAACATTTGTTGATGACGCCTTCAAAACTTACATATATGACAACAAATCCCAGGTTGGTATCTCCATCTTTTGATAATTCTATTAATCGATTGACAAGAATCCTGAAAACAATAAATGTTTTTGTTCATCAGTTTAGGCCTTTAGGGTGTGTAATCTATGCGAGAAACCATTATAAGAAAACAATGTTGATTTATTCTTAATAATTAGATTATTATATATGATATTTGGTTCGTAATGAATACGATTGACTATAGAAATAGAGAGACGTTGATGAATAGTTTCATCATCACCAATGCTAATAGTCTACCAATACAAGGACAAATAAAAACAGCAATTGAAATAAAAAACAGCAAATCAAGTTTTTTCATGCATAGGTTTCGCCATCACGACCATAACTCTCTTGACTAGAAGATGAACGGTCACCGTCATTTCCAAAACATTTCAAGGCCATATCGCCCAAGTAAACATGTAAATCTACAAACGTTTGGCGCATCCACTTCTTCTCTTCCACGCTCAAACCTTCGGCCGGAGGAATATTCCACAATATTTTCTCCTTATTTTCCTTTATAATTTTCTTCAAAATCCTTTCCTTCTCATTCTTTATTTCAAGCTCCTCAACGAGATCCATGTACCTTTCCATGAGGTCCTGGTTCTTCTGTCTCCTATAAGCTTCCACCAGCGGTCCGGTATTGATAGTTGCGGATGGTTCATCTCTTAAAGGGTTTTTAAACTGGCCAACCGCTTCTTTCAGAGACGGATATGCGAATGTGTAAGGCTTTCCGGAATCAGAAAAGACCAAAAAACTCGTCTCCACATTGCATAGTGAAACGATCTCGTTCATCTTCTTGAAGAGTCCAGATTTACGTTTCGAGAACATAATCATTCGGGCTGCATAGGCTCCAACCTTCTTCATCTCGATCTTTTGCTTTCCCTTTGTAAACTTCATTGTCACGTTTTTTAGGAGCCGGAATATTTAGCTTTCTAGTATATACTTATGTTTTAGTTTTGTGTCTTCATAAAAACCATACACTACTATTTATAGGAAAAAGAAGAGAACTTATATGGAAGAATATATGGTATTTTGTTTGAAAGACATTTATGTTTGAAAAACAGATGACAATAATGGTGTATATTGACTAGTTTACAAATTTGACTAGAGTAATTTGGGAACCACTTTATTGTTTTCAGAAATCATTTACTCATTGCAGAGCAAAGTCAACAAACTACCATATGGTAACTCAATTGACAGAAGGATTTTTGGGCCTAATTAATCATGTGCCTGAAACCCGAAACATTATTTGACTCAAAAAGAAGAAACTGAATGTTGAATCAAAATCCGAAACATACATAATGATACATAAATCCACAATAAAAGTTACACATCTAATTTTACTACAAAACACGGTTGCCTTGTGATCACAATATTCAAAATGTGTTGACTATTAAAGTTTAGTGTAGTAAATGAAACATCGATGGCCCGTTTCAACTAACTCGAAAGTATAGTCACCATGAGTCCATACAATTATTTTTGTCAGGAAACTAAAAACAATAAAACCAAATTTAGAGACAATAATCATCAAAAGAGTACTCTGATATGAAAGAAGACCTAAACCACTAAAGAACACACATCTCTCATAATTCAACTAATATAGAACCCATGAGTTTTGATGAAAATTATATAAAAATATCAAACCACTTATAATTTCAACAAAACATTTCTTTTAAAAAACGTACTAGTTTGTATTTTTGTAACAACCGCAAGACGATTGGTTAGGTGAATCATACAAAGAAGATATCTTCGTTGTCATAAAGAAATAAATAAAAAAATAAAATAAAAGATCTATTGGAGTAGAGCTGTGACAAACAAATCTTCTGCAAAGCCATACAGGCCAACGACCCCGATCCCGAAACACATAACACTTCTCGATACTCACTCACACGCAAAGAGGAAGAAGAAGAAAAATGGGCGTTGTGAAGTCAGCGATTGGGGATATGCTGATGACCTTCTCCTGGGTCGTCCTCTCCGCGACCTTCGGTTTACAAACGACGGAAATCATCTCCGCCGCCGGTTTTCAGGGAATCGCTTGGGCTCCGTTGGCCATCACCACGTTTCTGATTTTCGTCTACGTTTCCATTTTCACCGTTGTCTTCGGTAGCGCTAGCTTTAATCCTACCGGAAACGCCGCCTTTTATGCCGCCGGTGTCCCCGGAGACACCCTTTTCACCTTGGCGATCAGGTTACCTGCTCAGGTATACTTCTAAGCTAAAGATCCAAAAAATTTCAGAGTTTTTGGATTTTGTGTCTGAAGATTTAGTTCTGTGATCTGTGTTGTCCTTACATAGGCTTGTGTTTTGTCTCTGTGAAGTTTGAATCTAGTTGTGTCTGAATCTCATATCTATAAAGTATATGCTTTTGTGAGATTTGTCTCCACTGAATCTCAAATCTAGTTGTGTCTGAATCTCAAATCTATGTTTTTTTTTTTTTTTGAAACACTTTTTTTTATTTGAAACACCAAATCTATGTTGTTTTGAAGTGAAAATTCTACCTTTTATTTCTCAACTGCATCATACATCATTTTGATTGTTAGTATATTATCGCTTTGATCGGGTCAATGTTGTGGGGCTTTTGATGTTGTACAAGAAGAACACAGAATCAGATTCTTTTATTAATTGTTTTGGTTGATTCATG
Coding sequences within:
- the LOC106343937 gene encoding MADS-box transcription factor 23; this encodes MKFTKGKQKIEMKKVGAYAARMIMFSKRKSGLFKKMNEIVSLCNVETSFLVFSDSGKPYTFAYPSLKEAVGQFKNPLRDEPSATINTGPLVEAYRRQKNQDLMERYMDLVEELEIKNEKERILKKIIKENKEKILWNIPPAEGLSVEEKKWMRQTFVDLHVYLGDMALKCFGNDGDRSSSSQESYGRDGETYA